In Prinia subflava isolate CZ2003 ecotype Zambia chromosome W, Cam_Psub_1.2, whole genome shotgun sequence, one DNA window encodes the following:
- the LOC134563393 gene encoding YTH domain-containing protein 1-like isoform X8, translating to MENAESKRQKPSVHSSRQMMPKPPSSSVSNNKRIVNTKGKPVSEYKTEEYQRSDRNKHPDDRKMRMPSSSREPYKGQPEKSYMRKRDSDKTAKSPTPDGSEKIRHDVDRRPSRSSHSSKEEVNSEEYCSDHETGSSGSSEQGNTENEEEGIEEEEDDEGEEDEEVEEDGEEDEEYEQDERDQKEGNDYDTRSEASDSDSESASFTDGSVRSGSGSDASDEKKKERKRARGISPIVFDRSASSASESYAGSEKKHEKLSSSVRAVQKDQTSKLKYILQDARFFLIKSNNHENVSLAKAKGVWSTLPVNEKKLNAAFRSARSVILIFSVRESGKFQGFARLSSESHHGGSPIHWVLPAGMNAKMLGGVFKIDWICRRELPFTKSAHLTNPWNEHKPVKIGRDGQEIEPECGTQLCLLFPPDESIDLYQVIHKMRHKRRMHSQPRSRGRPSRRDPVRDVGRRRPEDYDIHNSRKKPRIDYPPEFHQRPGYIKDPRYPEVDRRFSGVRRDVFLNGSYNDYVREFHNMGPPPPWQGMPPYPGMEQPPHHPYYQHHAPPPQAHPPYSGHHPVPHEARYRDKRVHDYDMRVDDFLRRTQAVVSGRRSRPRERDRERERDRPRDNRRERERDRGRDRERERERICDRDRDRGERVSYGSMGECCYQVCKY from the exons ATGGAAAATGCTGAAAGCAAGAGGCAAAAACCTTCTGTTCATTCCTCGAGGCAGATGATGCCAAAGCCTCCCAGTTCATCAGTTAGCAATAACAAGAGAATAGTGAATACGAAAGGAAAGCCAGTGTCGGAGTACAAGACTGAGGAGTATCAGAGATCTGACAGAAACAAGCACCCAGATGATCGAAAGATGCGAATGCCAAGCAGTTCCAGGGAACCTTATAAAGGACAACCAGAAAAATCTTACATGAGGAAGAGGGATAGTGACAAAACGGCAAAGTCTCCTACACCAGATGGTTCAGAG AAAATCAGGCATGATGTGGATAGAAGACCAAGCAGATCTAGCCATTCCTCTAAAGAAGAGGTGAACTCTGAGGAATATTGTTCAGATCACGAGACTGGCAGTAGTGGTTCCTCTGAACAAGGCAACACTGAGAACGAGGAGGAAGGAATtgaagaagaggaagatgatgaaggggaggaggatgaagaggtGGAAGAAGATGGGGAGGAAGATGAAGAGTATGAACAGGATGAGAGGGatcagaaggaaggaaatgacTATGACACACGGAGTGAAGCCAGCGATTCTGATTCTGAATCTGCCTCTTTCACAGATGGGTCAGTCAGATCTGGGTCTGGTTCAGATGCATCAG AcgagaaaaagaaggagaggaagagagctAGAGGTATCTCTCCAATTGTTTTTGACAGAAGTGCAAGTTCTGCATCAGAATCATATGCAG GTTCAGAAAAGAAGCATGAGAAATTATCATCTTCCGTTCGTGCTGTCCAAAAAG accAAACAAGTAAACTTAAATACATTCTCCAAGATGCAAGATTCTTTCTCATCAAGAGTAATAACCATGAAAATGTATCACTTGCTAAGGCAAAG gGAGTATGGTCAACACTTCCAGTGAATGAAAAGAAGCTTAATGCTGCATTTAGATCAGCAAGGAGtgttattttgatattttctgtaAGAGAGAGTGGCAAATTCCAAG GGTTTGCAAGATTATCTTCAGAGTCCCATCATGGAGGATCACCTATACATtgggtgctgcctgcaggaatgAATGCAAAAATGTTGGGAGGTGTCTTTAAAATTGACTGGATTTGCAG GCGGGAATTGCCGTTCACTAAGTCTGCTCACCTGACCAATCCTTGGAACGAACATAAGCCAGTAAAGATTGGACGCGATGGACAG GAAATTGAGCCGGAATGTGGAACCCAACTTTGTCTTCTCTTCCCTCCTGATGAAAGTATTGACTTGTATCAAGTCATTCATAAAATGAGGCACAAGAGAAGAATGCACTCACAACCCCGATCAAGAGGACGCCCATCCCGTCGAGACCCCGTTCGGGATGTGGGAAG GCGTCGACCAGAAGATTATGATATTCataacagcagaaagaaaccaAGGATTGACTATCCCCCTGAGTTTCACCAAAGACCAG GGTATATAAAGGATCCCAGATATCCTGAAGTAGACAG ACGATTTTCAGGAGTTCGAcgagatgtatttttaaatggg TCCTACAATGATTATGTGAGGGAGTTCCACAACATGGGACCACCACCACCATGGCAAGGAATG CCACCGTATCCAGGTATGGAGCAACCACCACACCACCCTTACTATCAGCACCATGCACCTCCACCTCAAGCTCACCCTCCATACTCAGGACATCATCCTGTACCCCATGAAGCGAGATACAGAGACAAACGAGTA CACGACTATGACATGAGAGTAGACGACTTCCTTCGCCGCACACAAGCCGTTGTCAGTGGTCGGAGAAGCCGTCCCCGGGAGAGGGACCGAGAGCGGGAGCGCGACCGGCCTCGAGATAATCGGAGAGAGAGAGAACGTGACAGAGGCCGTGATcgggaaagggagagagagaggatttGTGACCGGGACAGAGACAGAGGTGAAAGAG tTTCATATGGTTCGATGGGAGAATGCTGCTATCAAGTATGCAAATATTGA
- the LOC134563393 gene encoding YTH domain-containing protein 1-like isoform X4, giving the protein MATDSREEKVLILLVSRGNGLPGYLPAILDGELNVLDDILTDAPDQDDELYNPDSEQDKSEKKGSKRKTDRMENAESKRQKPSVHSSRQMMPKPPSSSVSNNKRIVNTKGKPVSEYKTEEYQRSDRNKHPDDRKMRMPSSSREPYKGQPEKSYMRKRDSDKTAKSPTPDGSEKIRHDVDRRPSRSSHSSKEEVNSEEYCSDHETGSSGSSEQGNTENEEEGIEEEEDDEGEEDEEVEEDGEEDEEYEQDERDQKEGNDYDTRSEASDSDSESASFTDGSVRSGSGSDASDEKKKERKRARGISPIVFDRSASSASESYAGSEKKHEKLSSSVRAVQKDQTSKLKYILQDARFFLIKSNNHENVSLAKAKGVWSTLPVNEKKLNAAFRSARSVILIFSVRESGKFQGFARLSSESHHGGSPIHWVLPAGMNAKMLGGVFKIDWICRRELPFTKSAHLTNPWNEHKPVKIGRDGQEIEPECGTQLCLLFPPDESIDLYQVIHKMRHKRRMHSQPRSRGRPSRRDPVRDVGRRRPEDYDIHNSRKKPRIDYPPEFHQRPGYIKDPRYPEVDRRFSGVRRDVFLNGSYNDYVREFHNMGPPPPWQGMPPYPGMEQPPHHPYYQHHAPPPQAHPPYSGHHPVPHEARYRDKRVHDYDMRVDDFLRRTQAVVSGRRSRPRERDRERERDRPRDNRRERERDRGRDRERERERICDRDRDRGERVSYGSMGECCYQVCKY; this is encoded by the exons TTCTAATTCTCCTGGTcagcagaggaaatggcctccCAGGCTACCTTCCTGCTATTTTGG ATGGTGAACTGAATGTTCTGGATGACATTTTGACTGATGCTCCTGACCAGGATGATGAGTTATATAACCCCGACAGTGAGCAAgacaaaagtgagaaaaagg gatcaaaaagaaaaactgacaGAATGGAAAATGCTGAAAGCAAGAGGCAAAAACCTTCTGTTCATTCCTCGAGGCAGATGATGCCAAAGCCTCCCAGTTCATCAGTTAGCAATAACAAGAGAATAGTGAATACGAAAGGAAAGCCAGTGTCGGAGTACAAGACTGAGGAGTATCAGAGATCTGACAGAAACAAGCACCCAGATGATCGAAAGATGCGAATGCCAAGCAGTTCCAGGGAACCTTATAAAGGACAACCAGAAAAATCTTACATGAGGAAGAGGGATAGTGACAAAACGGCAAAGTCTCCTACACCAGATGGTTCAGAG AAAATCAGGCATGATGTGGATAGAAGACCAAGCAGATCTAGCCATTCCTCTAAAGAAGAGGTGAACTCTGAGGAATATTGTTCAGATCACGAGACTGGCAGTAGTGGTTCCTCTGAACAAGGCAACACTGAGAACGAGGAGGAAGGAATtgaagaagaggaagatgatgaaggggaggaggatgaagaggtGGAAGAAGATGGGGAGGAAGATGAAGAGTATGAACAGGATGAGAGGGatcagaaggaaggaaatgacTATGACACACGGAGTGAAGCCAGCGATTCTGATTCTGAATCTGCCTCTTTCACAGATGGGTCAGTCAGATCTGGGTCTGGTTCAGATGCATCAG AcgagaaaaagaaggagaggaagagagctAGAGGTATCTCTCCAATTGTTTTTGACAGAAGTGCAAGTTCTGCATCAGAATCATATGCAG GTTCAGAAAAGAAGCATGAGAAATTATCATCTTCCGTTCGTGCTGTCCAAAAAG accAAACAAGTAAACTTAAATACATTCTCCAAGATGCAAGATTCTTTCTCATCAAGAGTAATAACCATGAAAATGTATCACTTGCTAAGGCAAAG gGAGTATGGTCAACACTTCCAGTGAATGAAAAGAAGCTTAATGCTGCATTTAGATCAGCAAGGAGtgttattttgatattttctgtaAGAGAGAGTGGCAAATTCCAAG GGTTTGCAAGATTATCTTCAGAGTCCCATCATGGAGGATCACCTATACATtgggtgctgcctgcaggaatgAATGCAAAAATGTTGGGAGGTGTCTTTAAAATTGACTGGATTTGCAG GCGGGAATTGCCGTTCACTAAGTCTGCTCACCTGACCAATCCTTGGAACGAACATAAGCCAGTAAAGATTGGACGCGATGGACAG GAAATTGAGCCGGAATGTGGAACCCAACTTTGTCTTCTCTTCCCTCCTGATGAAAGTATTGACTTGTATCAAGTCATTCATAAAATGAGGCACAAGAGAAGAATGCACTCACAACCCCGATCAAGAGGACGCCCATCCCGTCGAGACCCCGTTCGGGATGTGGGAAG GCGTCGACCAGAAGATTATGATATTCataacagcagaaagaaaccaAGGATTGACTATCCCCCTGAGTTTCACCAAAGACCAG GGTATATAAAGGATCCCAGATATCCTGAAGTAGACAG ACGATTTTCAGGAGTTCGAcgagatgtatttttaaatggg TCCTACAATGATTATGTGAGGGAGTTCCACAACATGGGACCACCACCACCATGGCAAGGAATG CCACCGTATCCAGGTATGGAGCAACCACCACACCACCCTTACTATCAGCACCATGCACCTCCACCTCAAGCTCACCCTCCATACTCAGGACATCATCCTGTACCCCATGAAGCGAGATACAGAGACAAACGAGTA CACGACTATGACATGAGAGTAGACGACTTCCTTCGCCGCACACAAGCCGTTGTCAGTGGTCGGAGAAGCCGTCCCCGGGAGAGGGACCGAGAGCGGGAGCGCGACCGGCCTCGAGATAATCGGAGAGAGAGAGAACGTGACAGAGGCCGTGATcgggaaagggagagagagaggatttGTGACCGGGACAGAGACAGAGGTGAAAGAG tTTCATATGGTTCGATGGGAGAATGCTGCTATCAAGTATGCAAATATTGA
- the LOC134563393 gene encoding YTH domain-containing protein 1-like isoform X6 has product MATDSREEKDGELNVLDDILTDAPDQDDELYNPDSEQDKSEKKGSKRKTDRMENAESKRQKPSVHSSRQMMPKPPSSSVSNNKRIVNTKGKPVSEYKTEEYQRSDRNKHPDDRKMRMPSSSREPYKGQPEKSYMRKRDSDKTAKSPTPDGSEKIRHDVDRRPSRSSHSSKEEVNSEEYCSDHETGSSGSSEQGNTENEEEGIEEEEDDEGEEDEEVEEDGEEDEEYEQDERDQKEGNDYDTRSEASDSDSESASFTDGSVRSGSGSDASDEKKKERKRARGISPIVFDRSASSASESYAGSEKKHEKLSSSVRAVQKDQTSKLKYILQDARFFLIKSNNHENVSLAKAKGVWSTLPVNEKKLNAAFRSARSVILIFSVRESGKFQGFARLSSESHHGGSPIHWVLPAGMNAKMLGGVFKIDWICRRELPFTKSAHLTNPWNEHKPVKIGRDGQEIEPECGTQLCLLFPPDESIDLYQVIHKMRHKRRMHSQPRSRGRPSRRDPVRDVGRRRPEDYDIHNSRKKPRIDYPPEFHQRPGYIKDPRYPEVDRRFSGVRRDVFLNGSYNDYVREFHNMGPPPPWQGMPPYPGMEQPPHHPYYQHHAPPPQAHPPYSGHHPVPHEARYRDKRVHDYDMRVDDFLRRTQAVVSGRRSRPRERDRERERDRPRDNRRERERDRGRDRERERERICDRDRDRGERVSYGSMGECCYQVCKY; this is encoded by the exons ATGGTGAACTGAATGTTCTGGATGACATTTTGACTGATGCTCCTGACCAGGATGATGAGTTATATAACCCCGACAGTGAGCAAgacaaaagtgagaaaaagg gatcaaaaagaaaaactgacaGAATGGAAAATGCTGAAAGCAAGAGGCAAAAACCTTCTGTTCATTCCTCGAGGCAGATGATGCCAAAGCCTCCCAGTTCATCAGTTAGCAATAACAAGAGAATAGTGAATACGAAAGGAAAGCCAGTGTCGGAGTACAAGACTGAGGAGTATCAGAGATCTGACAGAAACAAGCACCCAGATGATCGAAAGATGCGAATGCCAAGCAGTTCCAGGGAACCTTATAAAGGACAACCAGAAAAATCTTACATGAGGAAGAGGGATAGTGACAAAACGGCAAAGTCTCCTACACCAGATGGTTCAGAG AAAATCAGGCATGATGTGGATAGAAGACCAAGCAGATCTAGCCATTCCTCTAAAGAAGAGGTGAACTCTGAGGAATATTGTTCAGATCACGAGACTGGCAGTAGTGGTTCCTCTGAACAAGGCAACACTGAGAACGAGGAGGAAGGAATtgaagaagaggaagatgatgaaggggaggaggatgaagaggtGGAAGAAGATGGGGAGGAAGATGAAGAGTATGAACAGGATGAGAGGGatcagaaggaaggaaatgacTATGACACACGGAGTGAAGCCAGCGATTCTGATTCTGAATCTGCCTCTTTCACAGATGGGTCAGTCAGATCTGGGTCTGGTTCAGATGCATCAG AcgagaaaaagaaggagaggaagagagctAGAGGTATCTCTCCAATTGTTTTTGACAGAAGTGCAAGTTCTGCATCAGAATCATATGCAG GTTCAGAAAAGAAGCATGAGAAATTATCATCTTCCGTTCGTGCTGTCCAAAAAG accAAACAAGTAAACTTAAATACATTCTCCAAGATGCAAGATTCTTTCTCATCAAGAGTAATAACCATGAAAATGTATCACTTGCTAAGGCAAAG gGAGTATGGTCAACACTTCCAGTGAATGAAAAGAAGCTTAATGCTGCATTTAGATCAGCAAGGAGtgttattttgatattttctgtaAGAGAGAGTGGCAAATTCCAAG GGTTTGCAAGATTATCTTCAGAGTCCCATCATGGAGGATCACCTATACATtgggtgctgcctgcaggaatgAATGCAAAAATGTTGGGAGGTGTCTTTAAAATTGACTGGATTTGCAG GCGGGAATTGCCGTTCACTAAGTCTGCTCACCTGACCAATCCTTGGAACGAACATAAGCCAGTAAAGATTGGACGCGATGGACAG GAAATTGAGCCGGAATGTGGAACCCAACTTTGTCTTCTCTTCCCTCCTGATGAAAGTATTGACTTGTATCAAGTCATTCATAAAATGAGGCACAAGAGAAGAATGCACTCACAACCCCGATCAAGAGGACGCCCATCCCGTCGAGACCCCGTTCGGGATGTGGGAAG GCGTCGACCAGAAGATTATGATATTCataacagcagaaagaaaccaAGGATTGACTATCCCCCTGAGTTTCACCAAAGACCAG GGTATATAAAGGATCCCAGATATCCTGAAGTAGACAG ACGATTTTCAGGAGTTCGAcgagatgtatttttaaatggg TCCTACAATGATTATGTGAGGGAGTTCCACAACATGGGACCACCACCACCATGGCAAGGAATG CCACCGTATCCAGGTATGGAGCAACCACCACACCACCCTTACTATCAGCACCATGCACCTCCACCTCAAGCTCACCCTCCATACTCAGGACATCATCCTGTACCCCATGAAGCGAGATACAGAGACAAACGAGTA CACGACTATGACATGAGAGTAGACGACTTCCTTCGCCGCACACAAGCCGTTGTCAGTGGTCGGAGAAGCCGTCCCCGGGAGAGGGACCGAGAGCGGGAGCGCGACCGGCCTCGAGATAATCGGAGAGAGAGAGAACGTGACAGAGGCCGTGATcgggaaagggagagagagaggatttGTGACCGGGACAGAGACAGAGGTGAAAGAG tTTCATATGGTTCGATGGGAGAATGCTGCTATCAAGTATGCAAATATTGA
- the LOC134563393 gene encoding YTH domain-containing protein 1-like isoform X7 — protein sequence MVREGGTQDGELNVLDDILTDAPDQDDELYNPDSEQDKSEKKGSKRKTDRMENAESKRQKPSVHSSRQMMPKPPSSSVSNNKRIVNTKGKPVSEYKTEEYQRSDRNKHPDDRKMRMPSSSREPYKGQPEKSYMRKRDSDKTAKSPTPDGSEKIRHDVDRRPSRSSHSSKEEVNSEEYCSDHETGSSGSSEQGNTENEEEGIEEEEDDEGEEDEEVEEDGEEDEEYEQDERDQKEGNDYDTRSEASDSDSESASFTDGSVRSGSGSDASDEKKKERKRARGISPIVFDRSASSASESYAGSEKKHEKLSSSVRAVQKDQTSKLKYILQDARFFLIKSNNHENVSLAKAKGVWSTLPVNEKKLNAAFRSARSVILIFSVRESGKFQGFARLSSESHHGGSPIHWVLPAGMNAKMLGGVFKIDWICRRELPFTKSAHLTNPWNEHKPVKIGRDGQEIEPECGTQLCLLFPPDESIDLYQVIHKMRHKRRMHSQPRSRGRPSRRDPVRDVGRRRPEDYDIHNSRKKPRIDYPPEFHQRPGYIKDPRYPEVDRRFSGVRRDVFLNGSYNDYVREFHNMGPPPPWQGMPPYPGMEQPPHHPYYQHHAPPPQAHPPYSGHHPVPHEARYRDKRVHDYDMRVDDFLRRTQAVVSGRRSRPRERDRERERDRPRDNRRERERDRGRDRERERERICDRDRDRGERVSYGSMGECCYQVCKY from the exons ATGGTCCGTGAaggtggcacccaag ATGGTGAACTGAATGTTCTGGATGACATTTTGACTGATGCTCCTGACCAGGATGATGAGTTATATAACCCCGACAGTGAGCAAgacaaaagtgagaaaaagg gatcaaaaagaaaaactgacaGAATGGAAAATGCTGAAAGCAAGAGGCAAAAACCTTCTGTTCATTCCTCGAGGCAGATGATGCCAAAGCCTCCCAGTTCATCAGTTAGCAATAACAAGAGAATAGTGAATACGAAAGGAAAGCCAGTGTCGGAGTACAAGACTGAGGAGTATCAGAGATCTGACAGAAACAAGCACCCAGATGATCGAAAGATGCGAATGCCAAGCAGTTCCAGGGAACCTTATAAAGGACAACCAGAAAAATCTTACATGAGGAAGAGGGATAGTGACAAAACGGCAAAGTCTCCTACACCAGATGGTTCAGAG AAAATCAGGCATGATGTGGATAGAAGACCAAGCAGATCTAGCCATTCCTCTAAAGAAGAGGTGAACTCTGAGGAATATTGTTCAGATCACGAGACTGGCAGTAGTGGTTCCTCTGAACAAGGCAACACTGAGAACGAGGAGGAAGGAATtgaagaagaggaagatgatgaaggggaggaggatgaagaggtGGAAGAAGATGGGGAGGAAGATGAAGAGTATGAACAGGATGAGAGGGatcagaaggaaggaaatgacTATGACACACGGAGTGAAGCCAGCGATTCTGATTCTGAATCTGCCTCTTTCACAGATGGGTCAGTCAGATCTGGGTCTGGTTCAGATGCATCAG AcgagaaaaagaaggagaggaagagagctAGAGGTATCTCTCCAATTGTTTTTGACAGAAGTGCAAGTTCTGCATCAGAATCATATGCAG GTTCAGAAAAGAAGCATGAGAAATTATCATCTTCCGTTCGTGCTGTCCAAAAAG accAAACAAGTAAACTTAAATACATTCTCCAAGATGCAAGATTCTTTCTCATCAAGAGTAATAACCATGAAAATGTATCACTTGCTAAGGCAAAG gGAGTATGGTCAACACTTCCAGTGAATGAAAAGAAGCTTAATGCTGCATTTAGATCAGCAAGGAGtgttattttgatattttctgtaAGAGAGAGTGGCAAATTCCAAG GGTTTGCAAGATTATCTTCAGAGTCCCATCATGGAGGATCACCTATACATtgggtgctgcctgcaggaatgAATGCAAAAATGTTGGGAGGTGTCTTTAAAATTGACTGGATTTGCAG GCGGGAATTGCCGTTCACTAAGTCTGCTCACCTGACCAATCCTTGGAACGAACATAAGCCAGTAAAGATTGGACGCGATGGACAG GAAATTGAGCCGGAATGTGGAACCCAACTTTGTCTTCTCTTCCCTCCTGATGAAAGTATTGACTTGTATCAAGTCATTCATAAAATGAGGCACAAGAGAAGAATGCACTCACAACCCCGATCAAGAGGACGCCCATCCCGTCGAGACCCCGTTCGGGATGTGGGAAG GCGTCGACCAGAAGATTATGATATTCataacagcagaaagaaaccaAGGATTGACTATCCCCCTGAGTTTCACCAAAGACCAG GGTATATAAAGGATCCCAGATATCCTGAAGTAGACAG ACGATTTTCAGGAGTTCGAcgagatgtatttttaaatggg TCCTACAATGATTATGTGAGGGAGTTCCACAACATGGGACCACCACCACCATGGCAAGGAATG CCACCGTATCCAGGTATGGAGCAACCACCACACCACCCTTACTATCAGCACCATGCACCTCCACCTCAAGCTCACCCTCCATACTCAGGACATCATCCTGTACCCCATGAAGCGAGATACAGAGACAAACGAGTA CACGACTATGACATGAGAGTAGACGACTTCCTTCGCCGCACACAAGCCGTTGTCAGTGGTCGGAGAAGCCGTCCCCGGGAGAGGGACCGAGAGCGGGAGCGCGACCGGCCTCGAGATAATCGGAGAGAGAGAGAACGTGACAGAGGCCGTGATcgggaaagggagagagagaggatttGTGACCGGGACAGAGACAGAGGTGAAAGAG tTTCATATGGTTCGATGGGAGAATGCTGCTATCAAGTATGCAAATATTGA